In Acidobacteriota bacterium, one DNA window encodes the following:
- a CDS encoding PepSY domain-containing protein, with product MVRHRRDAYRRQRPLRRVGQSEAVGRRVPAALPRGPALVAEGVGQHRPRHQEPELLAAVQLAVGRRKPVAAAGGGSYGRRGRRAHIRRPALARELHLVQQQLREPNRLFTLTRLRGRRPARLRQHRRVARRRHRVRVRPAAADRRAHRERLLRPRRHRGGHQRQHQPAVPARPAAAAPAAAFRQPARRLHAGARQPEPEPAGGGEPARQCVPRPRARLGWAQRRHHRQSGLHAAHSRRTVPRAPRPDALPADRQRDGRDVRQRARLPGPAACGGRRRTLQRRRLIARLRAPRHTEIINLSPLDRSGPLRRVLFQVHLWIGVAAALYVLVVSVTGAALVFRIHLQRAVHPELLTAQTDGPQADMATVLERVRDAYPQGRLVGADSPTTVRPTHLAYVTEDSGFHTVLIDPVTADVLGELPEHSVIRTLQDLHFDLLAGRTGRVVNGVGALCLLLLCATGPFIWWPGRAGWRRGFTVDWRRPWKRVTWELHGAVGIWTLVLTAGWAVTGAYFVFPDEFRAAVNRISPLSTVTAPQSSTDGAAYEPRPSWREMIELARPAEPDAFVARVVLPATDEAAFQVLFTDRQPTRLGIRHLRTVYLDQYTGERLATPAAPAPTLGDNVMAWIGPLHFGNFGGPGIRAVWLVAGLAPGLLAATGLILWWTRVVAPRWRGRRVPEAEMQPLHASRAGDGGRKQASA from the coding sequence CTGGTTCGTCACCGCCGGGACGCGTATCGACGACAACGCCCACTACGGCGCGTCGGTCAATCCGAAGCTGTCGGCAGGAGGGTACCCGCTGCCCTTCCAAGAGGGCCCGCTCTCGTCGCTGAAGGTGTCGGCCAACATCGGCCGCGGCATCAAGAACCCGAGCTTCTCGCAGCTGTACAGCTCGCAGTGGGTCGACGGAAACCTGTTGCTGCTGCCGGAGGAGGCAGTTACGGTCGACGCGGGCGCCGAGCTCACATTCGACGACCAGCGCTGGCTCGCGAGCTTCACCTGGTTCAACAACAACTACGAGAACCAAATCGCCTATTCACCCTCACCCGGCTTCGGGGGCGACGGCCTGCCCGACTACGTCAACATCGACGGGTCGCGCGCCGGCGGCATCGAGTTCGAGTTCGGCCTGCAGCGGCCGATCGGCGGGCTCACCGCGAACGCCTCCTACGCCCTCGTCGACACCGAGGTGGTCACCAACGTCAGCACCAGCCAGCAGTTCCAGCCCGGCCAGCCGCTGCTGCGCCGGCCGCTGCATTCCGGCAACCTGCGCGTCGGCTACACGCGGGGGCGCGGCAGCCTGAACCTGAACCTGCGGGTGGTGGGGAACCGGCACGACAGTGCGTTCCTCGGCCTCGTGCGCGCCTCGGATGGGCGCAGCGTCGACATCACCGTCAATCCGGGCTACACGCTGCTCACTCTCGGCGGACAGTTCCGCGTGCACCAAGACCTGACGCTCTTCCTGCGGATCGACAACGTGACGGACGAGATGTACGACAGCGCGCTCGGCTACCCGGCCCTGCCGCGTGCGGTGGTCGCCGGCGGACGCTTCAACGTCGGCGGCTGATCGCGCGTCTCAGGGCTCCGAGGCACACGGAGATCATCAACTTGAGCCCGCTCGACCGTTCGGGCCCGTTGCGGCGCGTGCTGTTCCAGGTGCACCTCTGGATCGGCGTGGCGGCTGCGCTCTATGTCCTCGTCGTCTCGGTGACGGGAGCCGCTCTGGTCTTCCGCATCCACCTGCAGCGCGCCGTGCACCCGGAACTGCTCACGGCGCAAACCGACGGCCCGCAGGCGGACATGGCGACCGTCCTGGAACGGGTGCGGGACGCCTACCCGCAGGGGCGGCTGGTCGGCGCCGATTCGCCGACCACCGTCCGGCCGACCCATCTCGCGTACGTCACCGAGGACAGCGGGTTCCATACCGTGCTCATCGACCCGGTCACCGCCGACGTGCTGGGCGAGCTGCCCGAGCACTCGGTGATACGTACCCTCCAGGATCTGCACTTCGACCTGCTCGCCGGCCGCACCGGTCGGGTGGTCAACGGGGTCGGGGCGCTCTGCCTGCTCCTGCTCTGCGCCACCGGCCCGTTCATCTGGTGGCCCGGCCGGGCGGGATGGCGGCGCGGCTTCACTGTCGACTGGCGCCGGCCCTGGAAACGGGTGACCTGGGAGCTGCACGGCGCGGTGGGCATCTGGACGCTCGTTCTTACCGCCGGCTGGGCCGTCACCGGGGCCTACTTCGTATTCCCCGACGAGTTCCGCGCGGCGGTCAACCGGATCTCGCCACTGAGCACGGTCACTGCGCCGCAATCGAGTACCGACGGCGCCGCCTACGAACCGCGCCCGAGTTGGCGCGAGATGATCGAACTCGCCCGACCGGCGGAACCCGACGCCTTCGTCGCGAGGGTCGTCCTGCCTGCGACCGACGAGGCGGCTTTCCAGGTGCTGTTCACTGACCGGCAACCCACACGGCTGGGCATACGCCATCTGCGGACGGTCTACCTCGACCAGTACACCGGCGAGCGGCTCGCCACGCCAGCGGCGCCCGCTCCCACGCTCGGCGACAACGTGATGGCCTGGATCGGCCCGCTGCACTTCGGAAACTTCGGAGGACCAGGCATCCGCGCGGTGTGGCTCGTCGCCGGCCTGGCGCCGGGCCTGCTGGCGGCAACCGGCCTCATCTTGTGGTGGACCCGCGTAGTCGCGCCCCGGTGGCGAGGCCGGCGAGTACCGGAGGCCGAGATGCAACCGCTGCACGCGAGTCGCGCCGGTGACGGAGGACGTAAGCAGGCGAGCGCATGA
- a CDS encoding DUF1800 domain-containing protein, protein MRGTVNRMQGPVAGNALSTTERRHLLRRLAFTATPDLDRAIQGMSADEALSVLVRAARDAPYPQAPEAASGIWRNPALRFDGLSDEDFEAIADRQAERARAATGEVRRWWLAELLTSPAPLRENLVLFLHGVFGSNTGSVDAPHALHGRNALLRRQCLGTVPDLLASLVVDPAMMIQVGMDGHRRLRVSDRPAKLILDHWTVGADAYEPRDIEELSRALTGWLLVAPEGREPTRPLDPRASRAARRTGLVPIFRPDEFDAGPKTILGRTHPFDARSAVRWLASHEATARRFGRLLMTHLGVEDGGAALETRLLSAYRTTGGSLEAMLREIVRSDAFWSESSRWALIKSPVHLAAGACRQLGIASPPVAAMDSWLRASGQALLDTPNNGEGGWPGQEAWVTPAARLTVRYYLAAALADRLPPLGLERPGPSTGEAAVAFTVPIETPLRDASAAALLERLDPAPGLDAGAIETEVAGVNSPEGRSAFIRRVMMSPQYQLA, encoded by the coding sequence ATGAGAGGAACCGTGAATCGGATGCAGGGACCCGTGGCGGGCAACGCGCTGTCGACCACGGAACGGCGACACCTGTTGCGCCGTCTCGCCTTCACGGCGACTCCGGACCTGGATCGGGCCATCCAGGGGATGTCGGCGGACGAGGCCCTGTCGGTGCTCGTGCGCGCGGCTCGAGACGCGCCGTACCCGCAGGCCCCGGAGGCTGCCAGCGGGATCTGGAGGAACCCGGCTCTGCGATTCGACGGCCTGTCCGACGAGGACTTCGAGGCGATCGCCGACCGGCAGGCGGAACGCGCGCGGGCCGCGACCGGGGAAGTGCGCCGGTGGTGGCTGGCGGAGCTGCTTACCTCCCCGGCCCCGCTGCGCGAGAACCTCGTCCTGTTCCTGCATGGCGTGTTCGGCAGCAACACGGGCTCGGTCGACGCCCCGCACGCGCTTCACGGACGCAACGCCCTGCTCCGCCGACAGTGTCTGGGCACGGTCCCGGATCTGCTCGCGAGCCTCGTCGTCGACCCGGCCATGATGATCCAGGTCGGGATGGACGGGCACCGGCGGCTGCGTGTATCCGATCGTCCCGCCAAGCTCATTCTCGATCACTGGACGGTCGGTGCGGACGCCTACGAACCGCGCGACATCGAAGAGCTTTCGAGAGCGCTCACCGGCTGGCTCCTGGTGGCGCCCGAGGGTCGCGAGCCGACGCGGCCGCTCGATCCCAGGGCGTCCCGAGCGGCCCGGCGCACCGGCCTCGTGCCGATCTTCCGGCCTGACGAGTTCGATGCCGGACCGAAGACGATTCTCGGCCGCACGCATCCGTTCGATGCGCGTTCGGCCGTCAGGTGGCTCGCCTCGCACGAGGCGACGGCTCGCCGGTTCGGGCGCCTGCTCATGACCCATCTCGGAGTCGAGGACGGCGGCGCGGCCCTGGAGACCCGACTGCTCAGTGCCTACCGGACGACGGGCGGTTCCCTCGAGGCGATGCTCCGCGAAATCGTGCGGTCCGATGCCTTCTGGTCGGAGTCGTCGCGGTGGGCCCTGATCAAGAGCCCGGTCCATCTCGCGGCCGGCGCCTGCCGGCAGTTGGGCATCGCATCCCCTCCCGTCGCCGCGATGGATAGCTGGCTGCGGGCGAGCGGCCAGGCGCTGCTCGACACGCCCAACAACGGCGAGGGCGGCTGGCCCGGGCAGGAGGCCTGGGTTACACCTGCGGCGCGCCTCACGGTGCGGTACTATCTGGCCGCCGCCCTGGCTGACCGATTGCCGCCCCTCGGTCTCGAACGTCCCGGCCCGTCTACCGGCGAAGCGGCAGTTGCGTTCACCGTACCGATCGAGACCCCGCTCCGTGACGCGTCCGCCGCGGCGCTGCTCGAGCGACTCGACCCGGCTCCCGGCCTGGACGCGGGAGCCATCGAAACGGAAGTTGCCGGTGTCAACTCGCCGGAAGGGCGGAGTGCCTTCATCCGGCGCGTGATGATGTCTCCGCAGTATCAACTGGCGTAA